taaatttAAGATAAGACTTGCACtaaataatttcattaaaaacattcTTTTGACTAGAAATAAACAATCTTGTATTATGGTGTAGTTAATTATTACATACAAACTAAACAGGGAAGATAGAGTCCTCTCTTAAGAAGTTGAGTATTAAAGTACTGGCTTATTTTTTCTGCTAAAGATTTAAGCTGCTGACCAAAGCATGTgcgaaaaaaaatataaaaaaaataaataaataaaataaactacatgtagacaaagacagacagaaagacttgTCCCAACTCTATCGTACCTTGTCATGCTGGGCCTTAAGCTCCTCGTACTGGGTTTTGTAGCGGCGGCCAATCTTCTTGACCTGTGTGATGGTTTTGATCTTCTCCTGGATGTCCAGAATCTTGGCTTCCAGCTCCTTCTTCAGATTGTCCCTCTCCGTGGTGAGTTTGCCCACATTCTCCCTCAGGTTCTGACCCTGACTCTGTGATGCAGATGCAGACGCGTTCGccctacacacgcacacacgaaaaaaagtgattataaattttttattagGGCTGCAaaacgtatatatatattgccactAAGATTTATATCTTcacataacaaaaacaattatgCAAATGAACCCAAAGTGTGTTTTTCCAGGCTCTGGTCACTATGACTAATCTCAGACACTCCAGATGCCAACTGTGCTAGTAGTCCTGTCTCATTAGACCTTATTTATCGTTGACATTCACGGTTTCGACAGATGTATTTAATTACTGACCTGGCCAGCTCACTCTTCAGTTTGGCTGTCTCCTCTGTGAGCTGCTGGATGCGTTTGACTTGGGCCTCCTTCTCTGTTTGGAGCTTCTTATTTTCCTCCTGATTGCTATCTTTCTGCTGGCTCACCAATtgctgcacacacatacacactcatcaactGCCCCTCAAGACTTGCCATAACCTCACATATTCTTTTAAAAAGTACAACCATAGAGTTGCAGACCTGAGTGCGATTCTTCCAGCGCTTGACATCGTCCTCCAGGAGTCGCTTCTCGGCCTGCAGCATGCCATTCTGCTCACTCAGCTCGGCATTGCTCTCCTGCAGAGGCCTCATGTCTGCCTCCAGCTTATGCGTCTGGAAAAAGAGAAATTTAAAGCATGCTTTAGGAATAAATACTTGGTGGTCTTTATTAAATGACAGTAATGAAATTAGATTACAATGTTTTTTGAACACAAAGACATGATTTCTACTTGATAttgaaactgaaaataaaaagtgcTCATGGCAGATCTTCCACACTATTTAAGTTACAATTCAAAGAGCAATTCTGGTGTAGACTTTCACAAGAAATTAATACACAGAAAGCAGGCTTTCATGCGTTTTGCACTGAGGAGAGGCTTCCATCTAGCCACTCTGCAGGCCTCCACCCATCTGGGCTTAATTGCAGTGATGGTTGTCCTTCTGGAACTTTCATCTCCACGCAAGATCTCTGGAGCTCAGTCAGCGTGACCATCGGGTTCTTGGTCACCTCTTTTACTAAAGCCCTTCTCCCGATTGCTCAGTTTGGCCAGGCAACCAGCTCTTGGAAGGAACTTCTTCCATTTGAGAATAATGGAGGCCACTGTGCTCTTCAGGGATCTTCATTGCAGCAGAAATGTATTTGTCTCCTTCCCCAGATCTGTACCTTGCAACAATCCTGTCTCTGAGGCCTGCAGGCAGTTCCTTTGACCtcatggttttatttttgctctgatATGCATCGTCAGCTGTGAGGCCTTCTACAGAGAAGTGTGTGCCTTTCCAAATCATGTTCAGTCAATTAAGTTTACCACAGGTGGACTCCAATCAAGGTGTAGAAACATCTCAGCAACGATCCAGAGaaatctttttgtttgttgCAAAGGGTCtgaatacttatgtacatgcgatatttcttgtttttcctttttcataCATTTGCAATCAtttccagatttttttccccGCTTTGGGTACTGAGTGCAGTGACGAGGGAAATTAGAGAACAATGAGAcgggaaaaaataaatttgaagTGGGTCTAGATACTTTCTAGGGTCTTTAGGGTTGGGTCTTTAAGTTCACTAAGCCTTTCATAAACTGTAGtaattttcataattttttaacatttatttacattactagTGCAATTTTCATGCtcatttttcatgtttcttgTGAACTTTTGGAATGTAGCATATGCAACAGAGAGGTTTATAGGAGTTCAGCAGGTATGAAATTTTATGAAATGTGTGTCCTTACCTTGGCCCGGTTCTGCTGCAGCTCTTGTTCCAGCCggttcttttcttccttcagcATCTTGTTGGTTTCAGTCAAAGCATTCAAGCTCTCTAGCCTTTTCAGTTTTTCCTCCTGCTGAGCCATGGCCTTCGTAGTCATCTGtacaaatcaaaatatgcagtATAAAGCAACCTGTACCATAAACAATGACTGTATCATGCATCACTGTATCCTCTACACATTTTGTGGTTTCTAACCTGTAGTTTGTCTCGCTCAGCTGTCAGGCTGTCCTGGACCTCCTTTAGCTCTTTCTCTAGGTGCTCCATGCGCTGCTGGTAGCGCTGTGTTTCTACTTGAGCGACCTCAAACCGAGCCTCAGCTATCTCTTTCTCCCGACGCACAAATCTAATGAAGATGAGAACCATGTGTGatatacatacaatatatactTATGAGCGAAATACAAGTCAGAATGCCTTGGAGGATTGTGTTAGACATTCACCTGAGGATCTCAAGGATCTGCTCTTGACTTTTGTCCTCCTCGTTAAAAGAAACGTTTAGCATGCCCTCTCCGGCTCCCTGCTCCTGAACAGTGGCAGCCATTTTAATATTTAGCTGTTCCATCTGTTCATGGAGcattttgttctgtttctgAAGGTCTTCTACACGTTGCTCCTGTTTCACAAGTTCTTCCTGAACACAACATTAAGTGTTTAAAAGGTTATTCATTCTTTACTTGTAATAGGTTAACCCCTTATCTCCATTACTACCTTGACGCTTTTCTCTTGCTGTCCCCAGCTCAAACGGTCCTGCTGGAGCTCGGCAGTGGCCTTTTGGAccttctcctccatctctttGAGACTCTTTGCTGCCTCTTGTGCCTGTTTCTTAACAGTCTGTAAAGCCTCCACGTCAGCAGCATGCAGCATGAGCTCCCGCTCATACTTATTCCGTGCCTCTATGGCCAGCTTAGCCTGGGAAAAAATGACAAGGTGGTGAGAAATACTAGtgttgactgtttttttttttacagtctgttaatggtaactattttatttcttttagttttttcCAGCCAACCAATTTAGCTTGCTTTATTTATAAAGAGAAGAACGTACCTAACTGCAATATTGATAATCTGAGCGCAAACATTTTTGCGATTAAAAATAATTAGCAATAATAGTAAATACTGATAATcaatattagaaaataataGTAAACTGTGAGCTTATCGATACTCCCACCTGCTGCTGGCTGTCCTGTGTGGCTTGTTGCTCCTTGGCAGCAGCAGATGTTGCTCTTTGCAGTGCATCTTGCAGCTCAGTCTGTATTTCTGTCAGATTCTGCTTCAGCTCTTTTACCTACCGCATAGTAAGAGAGTCAAAACCAAAAATTGTTGGTTTTATCTAGACAAGTGATACGTCATTATTTTGCACACTGAGAAACGTACGAGAGCTGAAAATGTGTTGGATGTTGAAAAGCTACAACTTCTAGTAGGTGAGATTCTGATTTCTTACGTGTTTCTCCACATTCTCCACAGCCTTGAGCTTCTCCTCATGCAGCTCCTGCTTCTCCCTTTCTGCCTCAGCCATCCGGTCCTCCAGCTGCCTGTTAAGCTCCTGCGCCTCCTTCAATTGATTTTCTACAGATAGGCGTGCCTCTTCAAGTGCCTGTACAGAACAGAAAGCACATATCAATCTGCAAAGCCATGTCACTTATTCTTTGTCTTTACCAGGAAcattacaaaacacaaaaaatattcaCTTTTCTTATACTACATGTTGCAATTCACATCGTTATCCCTTGTGTTGTATAGTGACTATAAATTACGCAGACATCGTGTTTTTCTGGCCGTCCTAGCTAGTCCCTACTTTCCAGGAAAAATAGTATCATTTCAGACAAGTCATTTGATTGCCCATTATGAATGAATTGCCACAGCAATTGCGAGAGACCTTTTCAAAAACTCAGCTCTACAGACATGTCCTGCAAGAGAGGCCTGTGTAAAATGAGAACCTAAAAATGCAGCCAAACCCACTTGTTTATCCTTGCTGATGTAGTCTTCCAGGCTGAGCACCATGGTCCTGTATTCTTCTAGGTTGTTCTGAGCGCTCTTCAGGCGTTCCTGCAGATCCGAGTTCTGATCCTCAGTTTGCTGCAGACGTGCACGCaactcctccacctcctgctcAGGAACACCAGGAGCTTCAGCTGAAGAGAGaaccaaaaaaacccccagaTTAGCAACATAGTCAAATACTCAAAAATGTAACAGCTTTAAAAGTGGCTCTTGCCTAATGGCTTTACATTCATTATCGTCTGAAACAGTGACACCTACCGCTGGATGAGGTTTTAACAGGCTGTTTGCCATTCTGATTCTCCAAGTTGTTCAGCTGTTGTCTCAGAGTGGACATCTGCTGTTCAGTGCTCTTCAGCAGCTCCTTGGTCTTCTGGTGCAGAGCATTCTGAGCTGCCAGCTGCTTCTTAGCTTCCACCAGCTGAACCTAACCATGACAAGtccagaaaatatttaaaacaagcACGTTGGAAACTAATGAatatgcagaaacacacaaacgtTAAGAATGTTTAACATTCAGTAGTGTTAGCATGCCGGTTCACAAGAAGGCAGGATTTTATCAGGATAATTTACAAAGCTTTTTAGCATGGACACAGGTTCTGTGAAACTTCCAGATTGTCATACTCCAAATCCATCAAATTCAaatatgcacaaacacacacacaaaaagagaagAGTACAGCTTACATCCTGGTTGCGCTCCACAGTGTGTCTCTGTTCCACCTCCTGTTCAACTCTCTTCTTCAGCTGTGTGATCTCCCTCTCCAACTGTGCAATCTGATTAGTATAGCGCTGTCTGGTTTCTGCCTCAGAGCGCTCCATCGTTAGCTAGAACATAACAGAGCACTGAGTAATCACCTTCACGGGTAGCACAGGTCATGACGTTTTACACACCCCAACACTGTGTATAATTGTGATCAGAGTAGTACCTGGATGGACTTTAGATTGGCGAGCAACAGGTTCTGCCCACGCTGCTCAGCCAGGATGGACTCCTTCTCCTGGTTAAGTCGGCTCTCCACCTGCTTCATAATATCACGCTCCTTACGCAGGTTTTCACATCGCACCTGAAGAGTAAAAGAACAAGTGTTTACATACAAAGCAGAAACTTTGTATCTAAATCATACAGAAACCTCAAAAGTTGTTCATATTCAATAGACGTGATCAATTATCTCAAACAGACTTGCTTGTGCGGTTTCTGTTATAAAATGATGCATATGTTACAAAGTCCATTATGAATCTGTTCCTACATTATGAAACCATTAATGCACAAATACCTCAAAgcaaaaaatgtctttttatgAAAATAAGTGAGTATTTGACTATTCACAAGCTTCCATTACTTGTTAGATACGTTATCCTTGCAGCCTAAACTAATTAAATATTTTGCTGACTTGTTCCTTTAACCGCAAGCAAAAGAGTAGCCTCATGAAACAAACGGAGCATGACTCTCCGGACACACCTCAGCAACTGCTAGTTTCTCGTTGGCTTCCCTCAGATCCTGCGTCATGGTGTAAATGATCTCCTCATATTTCTGAGATGTTGCAGTGAGCTTCTGAATCTTCTCTCTCTGGGAGTTGATCTCTCTCCTGTAGCTGTTAAGATTTTCCTGAATCATCTCGTACCTGCAAGTCAGCAGATTGGGCAATTAGCAATTGcagctaaaaaataaaagcagtgaaCATACGGGGAAAGTCATTTGATGCATTTAGAACTATATAGTATGATATTACAATATTCTTAAAAATGCATGAAACATCAGAGGTATCATCCATTCCCAATACAGAATGATGCATCACAATACCTTTCTCCATTTCACACTAATCATGCTTTTGAAAAAGATTTGCCTGTTAGTGTGGACTAGGCCTGAGGCATATTCCTGTTCATAGGAAGAGCCACCCCACTTACCTCTTAGAGGCAAATTCGAGCTGAGAAGAGAGCTTGGCCTTCTGTGAAATTAGGTCAGACACCTGACCCTGTAGGCGCTCATTCTGCTCATTCAGAAGCTTGTCATTCTCTGCTTTTTCCTTCTTGTAGGTTGCAAAGGCTTCATTTAgctatggggggaaaaaaaatgtagagtatatatttatatgaaagCGATGATCAAAAACATCAAACATCACCAAAACTGAATTGAGCAAGTCAGATTTCAGGGACTTCCCATTAACAAATTCCTTTTACCTCATAACACATCAGTTTGTTCCTACTATACATTAATACTTAACATTAAAGTAGTATTCCAATCAACACTGATCTAATCAATATAGCCAGATTTGGCATTATTAGTCAGATTTTACATTGCAAAATTTAAAGAAAGGCTTTGTGTAGAGCTGTGGGACTGACCTGTTTGAAAGCCACTTTAGTCTGCATGGCCTGAACCACCTCTGAAGCTATAGACTGGCTTGTAGTGGATCGAGTGATCATGACTGCAGGCTTGCTGGGTGTAGGGGTCACAGAGACGGCCTCTGTgcctaaaacacacagaaaataaataaacaacagacATCGTCCACTTCATGTGGTTACACAGTTAATAGACTAATAATGACACTTTTTAAACATTGTTCTTGCTTTGACAGCACACCAGGCTGAAGCAGAAGAACTAACACAAGTCAAAGCTGGCCGATAAAAAGGACGCCCAGACATTCTTaccagaaaaaaagaacatttgtATGTAAATCTGTAAAACTCCTGCACAATGATTGCTTTTGCTAAacaaaaatgacttttttacacattttcagGTCTGATAAAAGATCAAGAATAATTTTCCAAGGCTCATAATAGTAGGACCAGGTTCATCCATTTTGATCGCTCGCTAATCAATAAATCCAGCACTGTAATTTTGTATCCTCATACTACAGTGAGCTTACCCTGTGGAGGAAGGTCGACCCCAGCCGTCTGTAACAGGATACGGTACATGTCTCTCTGCCTCATGGCAGAGTCAGCTACCTGCTTCTGCTGGTTCCTCTGCTCCTTCAAGAGCTCCAACTCCTTCTGTACCTTCTCCAGTCTCTGATCAAACTCTGTCTGCCTGCAAGTGTGTTAGAATGAGGTATAATTCAAAACTGGCTGAGCCAGGTGATCAGActgatataaaaatgaaattatataGTTACACATGCAGACTACGTATTCCAGCTGTGTGATGTACCTGGCAGTTTTGGCCTCAGCTGTGCTCTTCTCATGCTGCTCCTCCAGCTCTCGTATCTGGATCAGGAGGTTCTGGTTTTGCTGCTGGAGCTCCGCTACGCTGCGGAAGGCAACCTGACGTGGGCCTTGAACCTCGGAGCTGCTGCTTACCGCAGAGTTCACCTCCTCCCGCACCACTGTGGTCCCACGCGCCTCCTCCAGCTCCACAAGCAACACCCGCACCTGACCCGGGTTAACATACGGTACACTCGTGTATAAGAAGCTGGATTTCTATGCTGCAACTGAGCAAACAATAAAGGAAACAGTAACGGAAACATGTAATCGGCCAACGGTACCTGCTGAGACAAGTCTGCTATCTGTTTCCTTGCCCTCTGATTCTCCTTCTCCAGCAAGGAGGATCGCTTATTCACTTCTTTACTTTCTTCCTGTAGTTTATTCATCTCctggcaaaaaataaattagcagaTGAACCTTCACCAAGGACTTGTATAGAAGACTAATTTTTCAGTTATTAAATATTAGATATAAAACAGGGTTTTACGATTGTTTCCATCCTTAAtcagaaaatatatatacttacaatttaatgaaaaataataatttaagaaaAACAACTCTTTCATAGACTTAAGACATTTGGAgctacctgcacacacacacatccactgacaTACCTTTGTGGCTTGTTCCAGTTTTAAGCTGATGTCATCCATAGACTTCTGCGTGTTCTCATGCTCCTCCCTCTGCCTCTTTATTATAGACGTCTTACGCTCCACCTCTGTTTTTATCTCATTCAGCACCTTATTAATACGCCGATTCTCCAAATTCTCCAGTTGCAGGTGGTCCTGAGCCTCCACAAACGCGTTATACAGCTAGTAAAGCAGACAAGAGTTGGtgtaatataaatgataaaaaataaccGTCTGGGTCACAAATAAGAGGCGTCATGTATTGTTAGCTCTCTGACCAGAACAGCAACATTTGTAAAGTGGTTATAGAATGGGACGACAGTAACAACTTGattttgtttggtttatttattactcTTTAATTTAGGTAGTCAGAGTGGGATGTCTCAAAAATCAATTTCCAAAACAGCAGAAAGAGTTTAGAGACCCCAGAAAGGGTAACAAAAATCTTCTAGACATCTTTTCCAGGAAATTGAAATAATAAGCATTTAAATGTCATCTACAAATTGTGTCCCTTTTTTCAATTGATTCAATGACAGCATTGTTTAGAATTTTAAGAGCAGGTCCTGATAATGAAACTTTTGTCCTACCTCCATAAGCTTCATGCCAGGTTTCACAATCTTGGCCACTACAGCTGCAGTTGGAGACAACTTGGTCAGGTCCTCTTCAGTGAGAGCAGGAACTCCTGTCCAGAAACAGCACACTTTATTGCATTAAACtcagtacaaaaacacaaactcaATTCAAGTAATGTTTGGCAGAAATGCCTTTaatcacttttttaaaaaaaatgcttacagGTTTTCTGAGACTttatgacacacacagacagacacacccacacacagacagacacacccacacacagacagacacagagtcaAAGTCAAACTTGTAGTCTAGCTTTTATTCTATTCAAAGCTTTGACACCGAACATACCTTCAActgtttctttattataaacatCGCCAAGCTTTAAACAGCATTTGCTTAAGGTAATAATATAGAGTGATAAAACACTGCACCTCTTCGCTTGAAGTCTGCAAGGCATGTGTTGGCATTCTCCACCTCTTTCTCCAAATTTCTAATCTTCTCCTGCAGCTCAGCCTCCACTTTGCCCTGGGAGCCCTCCAGCTCAGAGAGTTTCTTCTCCGAACTTTTGTTAGCTGTCAGCAAGAAACATTTccatattacattattatttttatttaaatatatatttatatatatatttatatttatatatatattttatttacatatatatatatatatatatatatatatatatatatatatatatatatatatatatatatatatatatatatatatagcttacATCCATGTTGTAAAGCGTGAACAGCCTTCAAGGTTGCTGTAgtaggaagaagaaaatgtcaTACCTTCCACTGCTTTCTTTAACAGTTTGTTAAGCTCCTCCACACCTCTGTTGAGTTCTGCGTTCTTGGCCTCAGAGTCGGACGCTGCGGTCTAGGGGGGGATGTAATTAAGTTgtaatattttgtgtattaacATGATGAATTCAAGCTCTTTCACATGATCTGTAATACACTGAACTAGCAGAAGCAATAACAGTACTGCACCTATGGAACAATGCAATAATTATAAAGCGGTGTACTATAACCAGTAAggtagaaatgtatttttaaaaaattgcttCGAACTGTGAACCAAGTTATGGACTGGGTACttgaaaatgaatattaaataaaatagttacaCAGGTCAAAGTGTTCTGTTAGATATGAATAATTCCATCAACACATGATTATCTGACCTTGTACAAATTGCAGAGTCTCATGTTGGCGTTCAGCTCATTGCGATATTTTTCCTCCATTGCAATGCGCTGATCTTTCTCCTGGGGTgtgaagagaaagagggagaaggtaaagttttttttctctgaaataaAAGCAAGCAGTCTGCCTGCAGCGAGAGGTGGTGATTAGATGACGTTCAAACATCTTGGCATGCGGATAAAACGGATTACTCGTTATCCAGCATAGGTCTTCAACCAGCATCACAAGTTAACTAGCACCTCTTATTACATCTACAAAACATGGTTGTAAAAATAGTATGCTCTAATGTACATTGTGTAGAAGTGAGACTGACCATgaatattaacattaacaacCAATAATAGTGTATCAAAACAAGCACATccatataaatgtgtgtttgtctgcagCTATCACTACAGAGGACACAGTAACAGACCTCCTTCAGTTTGGCCATCAAGTTCTCTGTCGTCTTCTGCAGGTTTTCGCTTGTTCTCTTTAGCGTGTCGACTTCCGTCTGAAGCCTGGTCACCTGGAAGAAAGGTCAGTTGCACAAATCAAAGCCAGGTTGTCTCTGATGGACTACAGTGTGAAGCGGAAGTGTGATGGTAGGCAGGGGAAAGGTAACGTACCTCCTCGGTCTTGCTCTCCAGAGAGCACTTTAACTGCAGGATCTCAATACCCTTCTGTTTGGTCACCGTGAGAAGCTCATCCGTTTTACTTTTCAGCTCAGTGTTCAACCACGTGTTCTGGTTCTGAAGAAGCTCCTTCTCTTGCTCCATCCGCTTCTCCCGATGCTGCAACATGACGAACACTGAGCTCATTCATCTTAatatattaaacacattaatCAAGGCTATTATGTTTAAAGACAGCCAGGACAACCTGACTTGATAAACTGCCCAATTcatgacaggaaaaaaaaaaggcaaaacaaCCTCTGTGGGCACATTGTATTATAAAAGACaaccatttaaaggtttttATTGATGTGTGCTAGATTTCAGCCCAAACTTTCCATTTTACAGCATATTTCAACCTGCTCAAGCATAGCACTAATAACATGAAGGTATTTGGAATTATACAGAAATCTGGGAAAAGCATGAGATACATGCATGGCGAATGAACGGTGTATTATATATCAGATTGTGTTTACCTGAATAGAAAGCTCGGGTGACTGGAGCTCATCCAGTTTCAGCTGAAGCTCCATCTTCACTGTGCTGGTTTCCTCCAGTTTCTCACTGATACGCTTAAGCTCCTCTGCAAATAAGTCAAATATACACTCACAGAATAAGTTCATGTAAAAGGTATCTGTAGAAAACGATCACAAACAAAGCTTGGTCGCATGCGGTAGAATTAACAGTTACATTACCGGCGAGATTTTCCATCTCTTGTGATTTCTTCTCCAGCAAGCGGGACAGCTCTCGGTTTTCTGCTTCGATctcatatttggcttttggAG
The window above is part of the Hemibagrus wyckioides isolate EC202008001 linkage group LG17, SWU_Hwy_1.0, whole genome shotgun sequence genome. Proteins encoded here:
- the tpra gene encoding nucleoprotein TPR isoform X1, translated to MATALQQVLERNEISRLTKAAQNKLERFLTEKQRELEELRTSHESYKADCEQQSASTEKKIEELQEQLVSNSKECETLKEEKGQLAEELKKLKAADDEEETLQKDKPPKAKYEIEAENRELSRLLEKKSQEMENLAEELKRISEKLEETSTVKMELQLKLDELQSPELSIQHREKRMEQEKELLQNQNTWLNTELKSKTDELLTVTKQKGIEILQLKCSLESKTEEVTRLQTEVDTLKRTSENLQKTTENLMAKLKEEKDQRIAMEEKYRNELNANMRLCNLYKTAASDSEAKNAELNRGVEELNKLLKKAVEANKSSEKKLSELEGSQGKVEAELQEKIRNLEKEVENANTCLADFKRRGVPALTEEDLTKLSPTAAVVAKIVKPGMKLMELYNAFVEAQDHLQLENLENRRINKVLNEIKTEVERKTSIIKRQREEHENTQKSMDDISLKLEQATKEMNKLQEESKEVNKRSSLLEKENQRARKQIADLSQQVRVLLVELEEARGTTVVREEVNSAVSSSSEVQGPRQVAFRSVAELQQQNQNLLIQIRELEEQHEKSTAEAKTARQTEFDQRLEKVQKELELLKEQRNQQKQVADSAMRQRDMYRILLQTAGVDLPPQGTEAVSVTPTPSKPAVMITRSTTSQSIASEVVQAMQTKVAFKQLNEAFATYKKEKAENDKLLNEQNERLQGQVSDLISQKAKLSSQLEFASKRYEMIQENLNSYRREINSQREKIQKLTATSQKYEEIIYTMTQDLREANEKLAVAEVRCENLRKERDIMKQVESRLNQEKESILAEQRGQNLLLANLKSIQLTMERSEAETRQRYTNQIAQLEREITQLKKRVEQEVEQRHTVERNQDVQLVEAKKQLAAQNALHQKTKELLKSTEQQMSTLRQQLNNLENQNGKQPVKTSSSAEAPGVPEQEVEELRARLQQTEDQNSDLQERLKSAQNNLEEYRTMVLSLEDYISKDKQALEEARLSVENQLKEAQELNRQLEDRMAEAEREKQELHEEKLKAVENVEKHVKELKQNLTEIQTELQDALQRATSAAAKEQQATQDSQQQAKLAIEARNKYERELMLHAADVEALQTVKKQAQEAAKSLKEMEEKVQKATAELQQDRLSWGQQEKSVKEELVKQEQRVEDLQKQNKMLHEQMEQLNIKMAATVQEQGAGEGMLNVSFNEEDKSQEQILEILRFVRREKEIAEARFEVAQVETQRYQQRMEHLEKELKEVQDSLTAERDKLQMTTKAMAQQEEKLKRLESLNALTETNKMLKEEKNRLEQELQQNRAKTHKLEADMRPLQESNAELSEQNGMLQAEKRLLEDDVKRWKNRTQQLVSQQKDSNQEENKKLQTEKEAQVKRIQQLTEETAKLKSELARANASASASQSQGQNLRENVGKLTTERDNLKKELEAKILDIQEKIKTITQVKKIGRRYKTQYEELKAQHDKMVAEAAGKPAQADEALMEAQQASVQEIQSLRTSLSQAQSRATELEAQVDSLQKAAGEREAEVKSLQEQLAQIQPELTRLRTELQEKGSQVDQLKQQNTEKDEKTKKAILVAKQRIGLLNSAKEKLTKENDELKQQREELEVRMSALKSQYEGRLSRQERELRELREQQERHGEQRDEPLEQGPSKAQEQQRPSESRQITLKTTPAADRGSASSSEPPTANIKPTPVAGAANKPSSIPGSKATPRASIRPMITPAPVTTPTPTATVMPTAQTDTQEAQQPSETPVEHVTVFGSGSVRSTSPNVQSTQSIITLQQSQATAFVQPTQQQASQEPAAPVVETVHSSQMERPSTSTAVFGTVSASAGSSLQKRVREEELESTTEVTESTQDDLNEPPMAKKLRIIKRVNLEEDIDTEGSNDAEDEAPEVTLEAPDASEEVYSVLGVEETLSQSVPLDSVSESQESTYEHRHDVIIIETDSNSDEGGVEEVGQQYGEEEEEEEDEDEGVMAEGEESNEGSGDVNEAFEGEDTETAEATEPGTENEESQGASMSIQKRTDSQSSGEASASTIEPSPVVEPVREVQPSPSTTGTASSSLSSQGPRVPQSPRRPHQTPPPRLNIHPVPELGPPLIQRQSGQTRRPSTSRVPQLTPGIGSMQQHFFDDDDRMVPSTPTLVVPHRNDGFAEAIHSPQVAGVPRFRFGPPEDMIPQTSSSHSDLGQLASQGGLGMYESPLFLAAHDEESGGRSVPTTPLQVAAPVSVFTESQPSDVAEPASQSVPMVSTSTAAMSGPGEAVPGDDADDVFMAEAESEGTSGEASLESQSELEPAQPSDDASLPSTSQEPTSSSAPDTSSSQQPRSAERARRECAQAPRRAQLIRRGIGYPRGGRGRGFNRGMPF